One Hevea brasiliensis isolate MT/VB/25A 57/8 chromosome 5, ASM3005281v1, whole genome shotgun sequence genomic region harbors:
- the LOC110655759 gene encoding presenilin-like protein At1g08700, whose protein sequence is MESSILESIGVEIIGVMSPVSICMLLVVLIVYSLSPSNPFSDAASAPPIRTPANLVYVENPSDSAAQKLEGALLNALVFVIVIAVFTFLLVLLYYYKFNNFLKNYVRFSTFFVLGSMGGSIFLSLIQHFSIPVDSITCFILLFNFTIVGVLSVFSGGIPIFLRQGYMVALGIFVAAWFTKLPEWTTWVLLVALAVYDLVAVLAPGGPLKLLVELAQTRDEELPALVYEARPAVSQNMNNHGRSLDLLIGGVSDSGLVEMQTMSNHNVNQNENENHVNSEYAVIPVRNSGNMEGVGNRNNSEMSPLVGFSQERSSSSSESSEYSTVVGNRETEIVVDEERSPLVDMLGLGNQREQVRRDASENPMVASKGIKLGLGDFIFYSVLVGRAAMYDLMTVYACYLAIISGLGCTLILLSVCRQALPALPISIALGVVFYFLTRLLMEPFIVGTATNLMMF, encoded by the exons ATGGAGTCGAGCATTTTGGAGTCCATCGGGGTCGAGATAATTGGCGTGATGTCCCCAGTGTCAATTTGTATGCTTTTGGTGGTTCTCATTGTCTATTCCCTCTCCCCATCAAACCCTTTTTCTGACGCTGCCTCGGCCCCGCCGATCCGCACCCCTGCCAACCTTGTCTACGTAGAGAACCCCTCCGACTCGGCTGCCCAGAAACTGGAAGGTGCCCTACTTAATGCGCTGGTGTTTGTTATTGTTATTGCCGTCTTCACTTTTCTTCTGGTTCTCTTGTACTACTACAAATTCAACAACTTCTTGAAGAATTATGTGCGATTCTCGACCTTTTTCGTGCTAG GTTCAATGGGGGGCTCAATATTTTTGTCACTGATTCAGCATTTCTCAATTCCTGTTGATTCCATTACTTGTTTTATCCTGTTATTTAATTTTACAATTGTGGGTGTATTGTCGGTGTTTTCTGGTGGGATACCGATTTTTCTGAGGCAAGGATATATGGTAGCATTAGGgatatttgtggcagcttggtTTACTAAGTTACCAGAGTGGACTACATGGGTTCTGCTGGTGGCATTGGCAGTATATGATTTGGTGGCAGTTTTGGCACCTGGTGGGCCGCTTAAGCTGCTGGTGGAATTGGCCCAGACTCGAGATGAGGAACTTCCAGCACTGGTTTATGAGGCTCGGCCAGCAGtttcacaaaatatgaataatcaTGGTCGGAGTTTGGACCTTTTGATTGGAGGAGTTTCTGATTCGGGGTTGGTGGAGATGCAAACAATGTCAAATCACAATGTGAATCAAAATGAGAATGAAAATCATGTTAACTCTGAATATGCTGTCATTCCAGTTAGGAATTCTGGGAATATGGAAGGTGTAGGAAATAGAAACAATTCAGAGATGTCCCCGTTGGTTGGTTTTTCTCAGGAAAGGAGCTCATCAAGCAGTGAATCATCAGAGTATTCAACTGTGGTTGGTAATCGGGAGACTGAAATTGTTGTGGATGAGGAAAGGTCTCCTCTTGTTGATATGCTGGGATTGGGGAATCAGAGGGAGCAGGTTAGGAGGGATGCTTCTGAAAACCCCATGGTTGCCAGTAAAGGTATAAAACTTGGTCTTGGAGATTTTATTTTCTACAGTGTTCTTGTGGGTAGGGCTGCAATGTATGATCTCATGACAGTATATGCATGCTACCTTGCAATTATTTCAGGACTTGGCTGCACTCTTATTTTGTTGTCAGTGTGCCGCCAAGCTTTACCGGCTCTCCCAATTTCTATAGCATTGGGTGTTGTCTTTTACTTCTTGACTCGGTTATTGATGGAACCTTTTATTGTTGGGACAGCAACAAATCTGATGATGTTTTGA
- the LOC110655761 gene encoding F-box protein SKIP24: MSGLPDELWRQILEIGIRNSKFSYKDLCCVSISCRRLHRLSSEDSLWSYLLFSDFPSPSQQQNPNSNHSSSTSPSAKSTYRIKFEREKDRKVAAHRRAVLRKESEIVERERKIREIETRLRLETENMTAASIELSNLHKVRQASVALNVWQPEVVRGRQKQIVEQCVVSVESRVHSLEMELKLCKQQIAGFNKAHRDEKRRLENAKEELASMKYHPLQDYRLTSSGDNECNKKRKKLKRC; the protein is encoded by the exons ATGTCAGGCCTACCAGACGAGCTATGGAGGCAAATCCTGGAAATCGGAATCCGAAACTCCAAATTCAGCTACAAAGATCTCTGTTGCGTCTCTATCTCCTGCAGACGTCTCCACCGATTATCCAGTGAGGACTCGCTCTGGTCTTACCTCCTCTTTTCAGACTTCCCTTCACCATCCCAGCAACAAAACCCTAACAGCAACCACAGCAGTTCAACTTCACCATCTGCAAAATCTACCTACAGAATCAA GTTTGAGAGGGAGAAAGACAGGAAGGTGGCGGCACATAGGAGGGCGGTGCTTAGAAAAGAAAGTGAAATTGTGGAGCGCGAGAGGAAGATAAGGGAAATAGAGACCCGATTGCGTCTAGAGACTGAGAACATGACAGCAGCCTCTATCGAATTGTCCAATTTACACAAGGTCAG GCAAGCTTCTGTGGCTTTGAATGTGTGGCAACCAGAGGTAGTCAGGGGTAGACAAAAGCAAATAGTGGAGCAATGTGTAGTTTCTGTTGAATCTCGAGTTCATTCACTTGAGATGGAGCTTAAGCTTTGCAAGCAACAAATAGCAGGGTTCAATAAGGCCCAT AGAGATGAGAAGCGAAGACTTGAGAATGCAAAGGAAGAGTTAGCATCGATGAAGTATCACCCTTTACAAGATTATAGGTTGACAAGTAGTGGGGATAATGAATGTAACAAGAAGAGGAAGaagttgaaaaggtgttaa
- the LOC110655757 gene encoding probable ADP-ribosylation factor GTPase-activating protein AGD14 isoform X1, protein MGSKKEEERNEKIIRGLMKLPPNRRCINCNSLGPQYVCINFWTFICMTCSGIHREFTHRVKSVSMSKFTSQEVEALQNGGNQRARDIYLRDWDQQRQRLPDNSNVEKVREFIKTVYVDKRYAGGKTHDKPPRDLQRLRSPEDETRRASSYHSYSQSPPYDFQYEDRRYGKQAAVLTRKPGSDRGLYVGKMSSFICSPTRLNERMFEDSFANEGSVSRVSDYSVSSRGDPFGRESPNFQTIQTPRDNSGQNGHHQRIDQFSEENFKRDADGFPRRQRPTSLGSVGSFDSNSESLKSYNSGNLPDAVSEPECANGDRQDRMPTFPQLLSTSESCGSLDHFKAPVFPESSASGSSPMDLFQLPAASPASSINLFQAPLDPASSLNAYQTTQTSVSSSIDLFGGIVQQQSVTSLNQNLPESSVPKNEGWATFDTQPMASTLGTGNLAPSMVPSNVDSSAKLDQVSSLDTGMQWPPFQNSTAQGSSSVPSPWHNDLHNLQASGNTGSAQTWNAFDNSITRLPLEGSNQVSQPQVTRLPSSTADQYLGLKASEDPSKYGIQGAALYEGLSGLNGPLDNVLEPTYTPSENPKMEAPQPYTINHKSTNPFDLPYDSDLEPGNMFLDMSSLQTALPNAHLPSTFLGGVTEPWFPQDPVATYIPAAPKGSLAYMAGQAPSPQLGNVQTQGPVASVGGNPFA, encoded by the exons GGTCCGCAGTATGTTTGTATTAATTTCTGGACTTTCATTTGTATGACTTGTAGTGGGATACA TCGGGAGTTCACTCATCGTGTAAAGTCTGTGTCCATGTCCAAGTTCACATCTCAAGAAGTTGAAGCACTTCAAAATGGTGGTAATCAG CGTGCAAGGGACATATACTTGAGGGATTGGGACCAACAGAGGCAGAGATTGCCTGATAACAG CAATGTTGAAAAAGTGCGAGAATTTATAAAGACTGTATATGTTGATAAAAGATATGCTGGTGGAAAGACCCATGACAAGCCTCCTAGGGATTTGCAG AGGCTTAGAAGCCCTGAAGATGAGACTAGGCGTGCAAGCTCGTATCATTCATATTCTCAAAGTCCTCCTTATGACTTCCAGTATGAAGATCGACGTTATGGAAAGCAAGCTGCTGTTCTTACACGTAAACCTGGTTCAGATCGAGGCCTTTATGTCGGGAAGATGTCTAGTTTTATTTGCAGTCCTACTCGCTTAAATGAAAGAATGTTTGAGGACAGTTTTGCAAATGAGGGCTCTGTGTCTAGGGTTTCAGACTATTCTGTATCTAGTAGGGGTGATCCGTTCGGTAGAGAGTCGCCAAATTTTCAGACTATTCAGACTCCAAGGGATAATTCAGGTCAAAATGGACATCATCAAAGAATAGATCAATTTTCAGAGGAAAACTTTAAGAGAGATGCAGATGGGTTTCCACGTCGACAG AGACCTACGTCTTTAGGAAGTGTTGGATCATTTGATAGCAATTCTGAATCTTTGAAGTCATATAATTCTGGTAATTTACCAGATGCTGTCTCAGAGCCTGAGTGTGCTAATGGAGATCGCCAGGATAGAATGCCTACTTTTCCACAGTTATTATCAACTTCTGAGAGTTGTGGTAGCTTGGATCATTTTAAGGCACCTGTTTTTCCAGAATCAAGTGCTTCTGGATCTTCACCAATGGATTTGTTTCAATTGCCAGCAGCATCACCAGCATCATCTATCAATTTGTTTCAGGCACCTTTGGATCCAGCTTCATCGTTGAATGCATATCAAACCACCCAAACTTCTGTTTCCTCATCTATTGATCTCTTTGGTGGGATTGTTCAGCAGCAATCAGTTACTAGCTTGAACCAAAATTTACCAGAGTCATCAGTCCCTAAAAATGAAGGATGGGCTACTTTTGATACTCAGCCCATGGCATCCACTTTAGGGACTGGAAATCTTGCACCCTCAATGGTACCTTCAAATGTAGATTCTTCAGCAAAGCTTGATCAGGTTTCATCTTTGGATACAGGCATGCAGTGGCCACCATTTCAGAACTCTACTGCCCAAGGGTCATCATCAGTGCCTAGTCCCTGGCACAATGATTTGCACAATCTTCAAGCTTCTGGTAACACAGGTAGTGCTCAG ACATGGAATGCTTTTGACAATTCTATTACTCGCCTTCCTTTAGAGGGCAGTAATCAAGTTAGTCAACCACAAGTTACTCGCCTTCCTTCATCAACTGCTGACCAGTATTTGGGATTGAAGGCTTCAGAG GACCCTAGTAAATATGGGATTCAAGGAGCTGCTCTGTATGAAGGACTCTCTGGTCTGAATGGACCATTGGACAATGTCCTGGAGCCAACATATACTCCTTCAgagaatcctaagatg GAAGCGCCTCAACCATACACAATCAATCATAAATCAACTAACCCATTTGATCTTCCATATGATTCTGATTTGGAGCCAGGCAATATG TTCTTGGATATGAGTTCATTGCAAACTGCTCTGCCTAATGCTCACTTGCCATCAACCTTCCTTGGTGGCGTGACTGAACCATGGTTTCCTCAAGATCCAGTTGCAACTTATATTCCAGCTGCACCAAAAG GTAGCTTGGCATACATGGCAGGACAAGCACCAAGCCCTCAATTAGG GAATGTCCAAACTCAAGGACCTGTTGCTTCTGTTGGTGGAAATCCGTTTGCTTAA
- the LOC110655756 gene encoding transcription factor MYB60, producing the protein MGRPPCCDKVGIKKGPWTPEEDIILVSYIQEHGPGNWRSVPTNTGLLRCSKSCRLRWTNYLRPGIKRGNFTSHEEGMIIHLQALLGNKWAAIASYLPQRTDNDIKNYWNTHLKKKLKKFQSAMDHPMAPQDSTTTTSHQFVSKSFSDRSRSLNLSPNSSNLRLDQTFSNYASSTENISRLLEGWMRSSPKPNNHGTNDLFKEKWNQNNLENAAGSIGNSVATTSHECYRQKAEQESGGDDLISHEEFESILSFENLNNVAWDKSTCDSTTVSTVKGCHQDSASEEKENDIIAVADNKEKSDNNPPLSFLENWLLDEAGTTQVEESMELCPIF; encoded by the exons aTGGGAAGACCTCCTTGCTGTGATAAAGTTGGCATCAAGAAGGGTCCATGGACACCTGAGGAGGACATTATTCTAGTTTCTTATATACAAGAACATGGTCCAGGAAATTGGAGATCAGTTCCTACTAATACTG GGTTGTTAAGATGCAGCAAAAGTTGCAGGCTTAGATGGACCAATTACCTCAGACCAGGAATTAAGAGAGGAAATTTCACATCTCATGAAGAAGGGATGATAATTCACTTGCAAGCTTTATTGGGTAACAA ATGGGCAGCAATAGCTTCATATCTTCCACAAAGAACAGATAATGATATAAAGAACTACTGGAACACCCACCTGAAGAAGAAGCTAAAGAAGTTCCAATCAGCTATGGACCATCCAATGGCACCACAAGACTCAACAACAACAACTAGCCATCAGTTTGTGTCAAAGAGCTTCAGTGATAGATCAAGAAGCTTAAATTTGAGCCCTAATTCATCAAATCTAAGACTCGATCAAACCTTCTCCAATTATGCATCAAGCACTGAAAACATTTCGCGGCTTCTTGAAGGCTGGATGAGATCATCTCCAAAGCCTAATAATCATGGCACTAATGATCTATTTAAAGAGAAATGGAACCAAAACAACTTGGAGAATGCAGCAGGAAGCATTGGCAATTCAGTGGCTACCACTTCTCATGAGTGTTACAGACAAAAAGCTGAGCAAGAAAGTGGTGGTGATGATCTGATTTCCCATGAAGAGTTTGAATCCATTTTATCTTTTGAGAACCTGAACAATGTTGCATGGGACAAATCCACTTGTGATTCTACCACTGTTTCTACTGTAAAGGGTTGTCATCAAGATTCTGCAAGTGAAGAAAAGGAGAATGATATTATTGCAGTAGCAGACAATAAAGAGAAATCTGACAATAATCCTCCATTATCATTTCTTGAGAACTGGCTCTTGGACGAAGCTGGTACTACTCAAGTGGAAGAATCCATGGAACTTTGTCCAATTTTCTGA
- the LOC110655757 gene encoding probable ADP-ribosylation factor GTPase-activating protein AGD14 isoform X2 — MGSKKEEERNEKIIRGLMKLPPNRRCINCNSLGPQYVCINFWTFICMTCSGIHREFTHRVKSVSMSKFTSQEVEALQNGGNQRARDIYLRDWDQQRQRLPDNSNVEKVREFIKTVYVDKRYAGGKTHDKPPRDLQRLRSPEDETRRASSYHSYSQSPPYDFQYEDRRYGKQAAVLTRKPGSDRGLYVGKMSSFICSPTRLNERMFEDSFANEGSVSRVSDYSVSSRGDPFGRESPNFQTIQTPRDNSGQNGHHQRIDQFSEENFKRDADGFPRRQRPTSLGSVGSFDSNSESLKSYNSGNLPDAVSEPECANGDRQDRMPTFPQLLSTSESCGSLDHFKAPVFPESSASGSSPMDLFQLPAASPASSINLFQAPLDPASSLNAYQTTQTSVSSSIDLFGGIVQQQSVTSLNQNLPESSVPKNEGWATFDTQPMASTLGTGNLAPSMVPSNVDSSAKLDQVSSLDTGMQWPPFQNSTAQGSSSVPSPWHNDLHNLQASGNTGSAQTWNAFDNSITRLPLEGSNQVSQPQVTRLPSSTADQYLGLKASEEAPQPYTINHKSTNPFDLPYDSDLEPGNMFLDMSSLQTALPNAHLPSTFLGGVTEPWFPQDPVATYIPAAPKGSLAYMAGQAPSPQLGNVQTQGPVASVGGNPFA; from the exons GGTCCGCAGTATGTTTGTATTAATTTCTGGACTTTCATTTGTATGACTTGTAGTGGGATACA TCGGGAGTTCACTCATCGTGTAAAGTCTGTGTCCATGTCCAAGTTCACATCTCAAGAAGTTGAAGCACTTCAAAATGGTGGTAATCAG CGTGCAAGGGACATATACTTGAGGGATTGGGACCAACAGAGGCAGAGATTGCCTGATAACAG CAATGTTGAAAAAGTGCGAGAATTTATAAAGACTGTATATGTTGATAAAAGATATGCTGGTGGAAAGACCCATGACAAGCCTCCTAGGGATTTGCAG AGGCTTAGAAGCCCTGAAGATGAGACTAGGCGTGCAAGCTCGTATCATTCATATTCTCAAAGTCCTCCTTATGACTTCCAGTATGAAGATCGACGTTATGGAAAGCAAGCTGCTGTTCTTACACGTAAACCTGGTTCAGATCGAGGCCTTTATGTCGGGAAGATGTCTAGTTTTATTTGCAGTCCTACTCGCTTAAATGAAAGAATGTTTGAGGACAGTTTTGCAAATGAGGGCTCTGTGTCTAGGGTTTCAGACTATTCTGTATCTAGTAGGGGTGATCCGTTCGGTAGAGAGTCGCCAAATTTTCAGACTATTCAGACTCCAAGGGATAATTCAGGTCAAAATGGACATCATCAAAGAATAGATCAATTTTCAGAGGAAAACTTTAAGAGAGATGCAGATGGGTTTCCACGTCGACAG AGACCTACGTCTTTAGGAAGTGTTGGATCATTTGATAGCAATTCTGAATCTTTGAAGTCATATAATTCTGGTAATTTACCAGATGCTGTCTCAGAGCCTGAGTGTGCTAATGGAGATCGCCAGGATAGAATGCCTACTTTTCCACAGTTATTATCAACTTCTGAGAGTTGTGGTAGCTTGGATCATTTTAAGGCACCTGTTTTTCCAGAATCAAGTGCTTCTGGATCTTCACCAATGGATTTGTTTCAATTGCCAGCAGCATCACCAGCATCATCTATCAATTTGTTTCAGGCACCTTTGGATCCAGCTTCATCGTTGAATGCATATCAAACCACCCAAACTTCTGTTTCCTCATCTATTGATCTCTTTGGTGGGATTGTTCAGCAGCAATCAGTTACTAGCTTGAACCAAAATTTACCAGAGTCATCAGTCCCTAAAAATGAAGGATGGGCTACTTTTGATACTCAGCCCATGGCATCCACTTTAGGGACTGGAAATCTTGCACCCTCAATGGTACCTTCAAATGTAGATTCTTCAGCAAAGCTTGATCAGGTTTCATCTTTGGATACAGGCATGCAGTGGCCACCATTTCAGAACTCTACTGCCCAAGGGTCATCATCAGTGCCTAGTCCCTGGCACAATGATTTGCACAATCTTCAAGCTTCTGGTAACACAGGTAGTGCTCAG ACATGGAATGCTTTTGACAATTCTATTACTCGCCTTCCTTTAGAGGGCAGTAATCAAGTTAGTCAACCACAAGTTACTCGCCTTCCTTCATCAACTGCTGACCAGTATTTGGGATTGAAGGCTTCAGAG GAAGCGCCTCAACCATACACAATCAATCATAAATCAACTAACCCATTTGATCTTCCATATGATTCTGATTTGGAGCCAGGCAATATG TTCTTGGATATGAGTTCATTGCAAACTGCTCTGCCTAATGCTCACTTGCCATCAACCTTCCTTGGTGGCGTGACTGAACCATGGTTTCCTCAAGATCCAGTTGCAACTTATATTCCAGCTGCACCAAAAG GTAGCTTGGCATACATGGCAGGACAAGCACCAAGCCCTCAATTAGG GAATGTCCAAACTCAAGGACCTGTTGCTTCTGTTGGTGGAAATCCGTTTGCTTAA